A single genomic interval of Demequina sp. NBRC 110054 harbors:
- a CDS encoding MauE/DoxX family redox-associated membrane protein, whose protein sequence is MTFRDRFTVAQPWISLLVRLGMAGILIAAAIPKLMDIPQSIRAVRAYQLLPEAIVPLFGTMLPIFELLLAAFLLAGLFTRWAAIAWLIMITGFMVGLIWAWAHGLSIDCGCFGGGGEVAEGTTNYPLHMLERTGFLILGFWLAFFPRTPFSLDRWMAGDPEPADA, encoded by the coding sequence ATGACTTTCCGAGACCGGTTCACGGTCGCGCAGCCATGGATCAGCCTGCTCGTCAGGCTCGGCATGGCCGGCATCCTGATCGCCGCGGCGATCCCCAAGCTCATGGACATCCCGCAGTCCATCCGCGCCGTCCGTGCGTACCAGCTGCTGCCCGAGGCGATCGTGCCGCTGTTCGGGACGATGCTGCCGATCTTCGAGCTGCTGCTCGCCGCCTTCCTCCTCGCCGGCCTCTTCACCCGGTGGGCCGCGATCGCCTGGCTGATCATGATCACGGGCTTCATGGTCGGGCTCATCTGGGCATGGGCCCACGGGCTCAGCATCGATTGCGGCTGCTTCGGCGGCGGCGGCGAAGTGGCCGAGGGGACCACCAACTATCCGCTCCACATGCTCGAACGCACAGGATTCCTGATCCTCGGCTTCTGGCTGGCATTCTTCCCCCGCACACCGTTCTCACTCGACAGGTGGATGGCCGGCGACCCCGAGCCAGCCGACGCCTAG
- a CDS encoding thioredoxin domain-containing protein, whose product MASSDKAAKARAQAKANMKAQERRTTLLIVAGIVVALAVFGGLVAFILNQNSALEEIGDGADGSPANSLASGGIPVGSSGVAGEVDSNDPIVVDVYFDFLCPYCYYFETMNSDDLDALREEGTIQVNYHPISILDSYSSGTAYSTRAANAAATVANSAPEYFVAFTAALFDNQPEEGSEGLTDEEIAAIAVTVGVPADVAESFSDYTYRSWVSAATDTASQDGVSGTPTIFIDGTVLDGSEVNYLSEGELAAYLTELAAS is encoded by the coding sequence ATGGCATCCAGCGACAAGGCCGCCAAGGCGCGCGCCCAGGCCAAGGCCAATATGAAGGCGCAAGAGCGCCGCACCACGCTGCTGATCGTGGCCGGCATCGTCGTCGCGCTCGCGGTCTTCGGTGGACTGGTCGCGTTCATCCTCAACCAGAACAGCGCGCTCGAGGAGATCGGCGACGGCGCGGACGGCTCGCCCGCCAACTCGCTCGCGAGCGGCGGCATCCCGGTCGGCTCCTCCGGCGTGGCGGGTGAGGTCGACAGCAACGACCCGATCGTGGTCGACGTCTACTTCGACTTCCTGTGCCCGTACTGCTACTACTTCGAGACCATGAACTCGGACGACCTCGACGCGCTGCGCGAGGAGGGCACGATCCAGGTGAACTACCACCCGATCTCGATCCTCGACTCGTACTCGAGCGGCACCGCGTACTCGACTCGTGCGGCCAACGCCGCCGCGACCGTCGCGAACTCGGCTCCCGAGTACTTCGTCGCCTTCACCGCTGCGCTCTTCGACAACCAGCCCGAGGAGGGCTCCGAGGGCCTCACCGACGAGGAGATCGCTGCGATCGCCGTCACGGTAGGGGTCCCGGCGGACGTCGCGGAGTCGTTCTCCGACTACACGTACCGCTCGTGGGTCTCCGCGGCGACGGACACGGCGTCGCAGGACGGCGTATCCGGCACCCCGACGATCTTCATCGATGGCACGGTGCTCGACGGCTCCGAGGTCAACTACCTCAGCGAGGGCGAGCTGGCCGCGTACCTCACGGAGCTCGCCGCTTCCTGA